The Setaria italica strain Yugu1 chromosome IX, Setaria_italica_v2.0, whole genome shotgun sequence genome has a window encoding:
- the LOC101770299 gene encoding uncharacterized protein LOC101770299, with amino-acid sequence MGSDEAILRKNGQAPISKLGESQPEVWPGAPKVAEVLARFKAMPELDQCKKMMDMEGFLNQRIEKLREQLHKAQRENRERETTILLHDAVAGRRPAGLAGLSVEEIASLGWMVENRIHGVRTAIERLHGQGQDGPAAATLQLQLPQVTGLPLVPYGGGGIGPPAPGSRDVMMQAPPHQQAAWLMDVAKAGGDLGALAYSGFGGGRGSFVGGAGTSAAGADMLPPQLGNMGAGFAWADPAGLSFPPPM; translated from the exons ATGGGGAGTGATGAAGCAATTTTGCGAAAGAACGGGCAGGCTCCGATATCGAAGTTG GGCGAGTCGCAGCCGGAGGTGTGGCCGGGCGCCCCCAAGGTGGCGGAGGTGCTGGCCCGCTTCAAGGCCATGCCGGAGCTGGACCAGTGCAAGAAGATGATGGACATGGAGGGCTTCCTCAACCAGCGCATCGAGAAGCTCCGGGAGCAGCTCCACAAGGCGCAGCGCGAGAACCGCGAGCGCGAGACCACCATCCTCCTCCacgacgccgtcgccggccgccgcccggcggGGCTCGCCGGCCTCTCCGTCGAGGAGATCGCCAGCCTCGGCTGGATGGTGGAGAACCGCATCCATGGCGTCAGGACCGCCATCGAGCGCCTCCACGGGCAGGGGCAGgacggcccggcggcggcgacgctgcagctgcagctgcctcAGGTGACCGGCCTCCCGCTGGTgccgtacggcggcggcggcatcgggccgccggcgcccggcagCCGGGACGTGATGATGCAGGCGCCGCCGCACCAGCAGGCGGCCTGGCTGATGGACGTGGCCAAGGCTGGAGGGGACCTCGGCGCGCTGGCCTAcagcggcttcggcggcgggcgtgggagCTTCGTTGGAGGCGCCGGCACCAGCGCCGCCGGGGCAGACATGCTGCCGCCGCAGCTTGGCAACATGGGTGCCGGGTTCGCGTGGGCTGATCCTGCTGGTCTCTCTTTCCCTCCTCCCATGTAA